The Pseudomonas sp. R4-35-07 nucleotide sequence GACATTCTGCTGCTCGGCCTTGGCGCGGAAGATGCTCAGGCAGTCGTCGATCAGCGCGTTGAGGTCGAACTGCACATCATCGAGTTCGATCTGTCCCGACTCGAGCTTGGAGATGTCGAGGATTTCGTTGATCAGCGTGAGCAACTCGTTACCGGCGCTGTGGATGGTCTGCACATAGTCGCGTTGTTTCACCGACAACGGCGTGCCCAGCAGCAACTCAGTCATGCCCAGCACGCCGTTCATGGGGGTGCGGATTTCGTGGCTGATCTTCGCCAGGAATTCGGCCTTGGCGGCAATTTCGGCGTTGCTGGCGGCCAGGTCGCGGCTGAGGCTGAAGCGGGTTTCGACAATAGCGCGCTGGCGCTCGCCGAGGGCCAGGCTCATCAACAGGCCGCTGAGGCAGATAAACGTGAGCAGGGTCACGATCAGGCCTTGCGGCGCCACCAGCGTGAGGCCGAGCAGGGCGGGCAGAATGATCAGCGTGCCGATGTTGAACACCACCATGCCGGCCACGAACAGGCGCGCCGGGCGATAGCCTCTTTGCCAGTGATAGGCCGAGACGAACAGCATGCTCAGGCCGGCCAGCGCGACCAGGGCGTAGGTGATGATGTTCAGTGGCAGGGTGTTGACGAACAACAGCAGCAGGCCACACAGCACGATCAACAAGATGTCGGCCATCAACAGTTTGTTCAGCGGGTGTGGGCCCAGGGGCATGAAGAAACGGTAGGCAAACATCAGCCCGCACGGCGCGGTCAGCAGCAGCGCGAGGTAGGCGCCTGGGGTCTGGATCGCATGCCAGTTCGGCAGCCACGGCCCCACCACGTTGAGCAACAGCGCCAGGCTGAGCATCAACAGCACTTCGCAGGCCGCCAGCCACAGGCTGCTGCGCGAGCGGTGGTAGGCGAAGCGTGTGAGGTTATGCAGGATCAGCATCAGCAGCACGCCGAACAACAGGCCATAGAGCAGCGTCTGGTTCTGGTTGGCGGCGGCCAGTACGGCGGGTTCCAGCGTGATGTAAGGGCGTAGCTCGTGCTCCGACACCAGGCGCAGGTACACCTCGAGCGGGCGCTGGCTCTGCGGCATCGGGAGCATGAAGTCACTGCTCGGCAGCGGGCGCTCGGCCTGGGGCTGGCGCGTGCCGGTGGTTTGTTGTTCCACCAGGGTATCGCCATCCAGCACATACAGGCTCAGGTGCGACAGGTCCGGCGCGAACACCCGCAGCACTTGTTCATGCTTGCCGGGTTGCAGCTTGAAGCGTACCCACAACGCACCGTCCGGCTGCGCGGCGGTAATCCGGTCCAGTTCGATGGGGCTGAATTGATTGGTGTAGCGGGCGGAGCGGATATCGCTCAGTTGCAGGTCGGCCTGTTCATCGAGCAATACTGCCCAACCACTGCCTTGCGCAGCGGCTTGAGCCGGGGCCAGGCAGAGCAAGGTCAGCAGGCTGACTGTAAAAGCTAAGGCGATCCTGAGCCAGCGCAAGGCGAAGTCCCTTCGTAGGTGAATGCACGGGTTAACTATGCGCGGGGGGCATGAGTACGGCAAGGGCCAGAGGCCCTTACCTACCCGAACGGATAGCTACTCAGTTGCTCTCGCCACGTTCACGGGCAATGGCGCGGTAACCGATGTCGGTGCGATAGAAGCAGCCTTTCCAGTCGATTTTCGCGGCCAGCTTGTACGCCTGTTGCTGCGCGGCGTCGACACTGGCGCCCATGGCGGTGGCGCACAGCACGCGGCCACCGGCGGTGACGACCTGGCCGTCCTTCAGCGCAGTGCCAGCATGGAACACCTTGCCTTCCAGCGCTGCCGCCGCCTCCAGGCCCTCGATCACATCGCCCTTGGCGTAATCGGCAGGGTAACCGCCGGCCGCCAGCACGATACCGACGCTCGGGCGTGGGTCCCACTGCGCTTCGACCTTGTCCAGGGCCTGGGCCAGCGCGGCTTCCACCAGCAGCACCAGGCTCGACTGCAGGCGCAGCATCACCGGCTGGGTTTCCGGGTCGCCAAAGCGGCAGTTGAACTCGATGACTTTCGGGTTACCAGCTTTGTCGATCATCAGGCCGGCGTAGAGGAAGCCGGTGTAGACGTTGCCTTCGTCGGCCATGCCGCGCACGGTCGGCCAGATCACCAGGTCCATGACGCGCTGGTGCACGTCGGCGGTGACCACCGGCGCCGGGGAATAAGCTCCCATGCCGCCGGTGTTCGGGCCGCTGTCGCCGTTGCCGACGCGCTTGTGGTCCTGGCTGGTGGCCATTGGCAGTACGTTCTTGCCGTCGACCATCACGATGAAGCTGGCTTCTTCGCCGTCGAGGAATTCTTCGATTACCACGCGCGAACCGGCGTCACCAAAGGCGTTGCCGGCGAGCATGTCGCGCACGGCATCCTCGGCTTCCTGCAGGGTCATGGCGACGATCACGCCTTTACCCGCAGCGAGGCCGTCGGCCTTGATCACGATCGGCGCGCCTTTTTCACGCAGGTAAGCCAGGGCCGGCTCGATCTCGGTGAAGTTCTGGTAGTCGGCAGTCGGGATCTTGTGGCGCGCCAGGAAATCCTTGGTGAAAGCTTTCGAACCTTCCAATTGAGCGGCGCCGGCGGTCGGCCCGAAGCAATCCAGGCCACGGTTGCGAAACAAGTCGACGACGCCGGCCACCAGCGGCACTTCCGGGCCGACGATGGTCAGGGAGACATTGTTCTCGGCGAAATCTGCCAGTTGCTCAAGGGCCAGCACGTCGATAGCGACGTTTTCGCACTTGGCTTCAATGGCGGTACCGGCATTACCCGGTGCGACGAAAACTTTCTGGACGCGTGGGTCCTGGGCAACTTTCCAGGCCAGGGCGTGTTCACGGCCACCGCTGCCAATGATCAAAACATTCATTTCAAAAACCTCGTTAGCATGATCGTTCCCACGCTCTGCGTGGGAATGCAACACGGGACGCTCCGCGTCCCAAAGCGTGACGCAGAGCGCCACAAGAGGCATTCCCACGCGGAGCGTGGGAACGATCGATCAGTGGCGGAAGTGGCGCATGCCAGTGAAGACCATGGCGATGCCAGCTTCGTCGGCAGCAGCGATGACTTCAGCATCACGCATCGAACCGCCCGGTTGAATCACGGCGGTCACACCGGCTTTCGCGGCGTTATCCAGACCATCACGGAACGGGAAGAACGCATCGGAAGCCATTACCGAACCGGCTACCTGCAAGCCGGCGTGTTCGGCCTTGATCGCAGCGATACGTGCCGAGTTCACGCGGCTCATCTGGCCGGCGCCGACACCGATGGTCTGGCGGTTCTTGGCGTAGACGATGGCGTTGGACTTAACGTACTTGGCGACTTTCCAGGCGAAGATCAGGTCGTTGATCTCCTGCTCGGTCGGCGCGCGTTTGGTCACGACCTTAAGGTCTTGGCTGCCGATCATGCCGATGTCGCGGCTCTGCACCAGCAAGCCGCCATTGACGCGCTTGTAGTCCCAGGCTGCGGCGCGTTCAGCCGACCATTCGCCGCAGGCCAGCAGGCGCACGTTGGCCTTGGCGGCGACGATGGCGCGGGCTTCTTCACTGACGGACGGGGCGATGATCACTTCGACGAACTGACGCTCGACGATGGCCTTGGCCGTCTCGGCATCCAGTTCACGGTTGAAGGCAATGATGCCGCCGAATGCCGATTCGGTGTCGGTGGCGTAGGCCAGTTCGTACGCCTGGCGGATCCCGCCTTCCGCGTCCGGGCTCACGGCCACGCCGCACGGGTTGGCGTGCTTGACGATCACGCAGGCCGGTTTGACGAAGCTTTTCACGCATTCCAGCGCGGCGTCGGTGTCGGCCACGTTGTTGTAGGACAGTTCTTTGCCTTGCAGCTGGGTGGCGGTGGCGATGCCCACTTCGGCCGGCTTGGCCTCAACGTAGAACGCCGCGCTCTGGTGCGGGTTCTCGCCGTAGCGCATTTCCTGGGCCTTGATGAACTGGCTGTTGAAGGTGCGTGGGAACTGGCTGCGGCCTTCGGTGCTCAGGACGTCGGCGGCCTGGTTCACGGTGCCCATGTAGTTGGCGATCATGCCGTCGTAGGCGGCGGTGTGTTCGAACGCCTTGAGCATCAGGTCAAACCGCTGGGCGTAGGTCAGGCCACCGGCTTTGAGGCTGTCGAGCACTTGGGTGTAGTCGCTGGCGTTGACCACGATGGCCACGTCTTTGTGGTTCTTGGCTGCCGAGCGAACCATGGTCGGGCCGCCGATATCGATGTTTTCGATGGCGGTCGGCAAGTCGCAGCCTGGCTTGTTGATGGTGGCTTCGAACGGGTAGAGGTTAACGGCGACCAGGTCGATCGGCTTGATGCCGTGCTCGTTCATGATGGCGTCGTCGATACCGCGACGGCCAAGGATGCCGCCGTGGATTTTCGGGTGCAGGGTCTTGACCCGACCGTCCATCATTTCCGCGAAACCGGTGTAGTCCGCGACTTCTACTGCGGCCACGCCGTTGTCCTGCAGCAGTTTGAAGGTCCCGCCCGTGGAGAGGATTTCCACGCCAAGGAGCTGCAAGCTCCGGGCAAATTCGAGGATCCCGGTCTTGTCGGAAACACTGATCAAGGCGCGGCGGATCGGCAGGCGGGTAGTCTGGTCGGTCATCTCAATTTCCATCAAAAGCAAAGGAGTCAGCAAAAAAGGCGACCGTTTTTACGCGGGCGCCTTTCTGGTTTGATTGAATGCTTACAGCAAATCGTATTGCTTGAGCTTTTTGCGCAACGTGCCCCGGTTGAGGCCCAGCAGCTCACTGGCTTTGGTCTGGTTGCCCTTGACGTAGTTCATCACGCTTTCGAGCAGGGGCGCCTCGACTTCGGAGAGCACCAGGTTGTACACGTCCGTGACGGAAGCGCCCTCGAGGTGGGCGAAATAATTGTGCAGCGCCTTCTCGACACTCCCGCGAAGGGTCTGGCCTTCTTCGCTCGGCGTGTTGAGGTGCTGTTTCAAATTGACGTTGTCGCTCACGGGTGCTGTTCCACTCACTAAAGTCTCGGTCATCATCGTCATGCGGCCACCCCTTCTCCATCCCCTGTTCCCAGGCTCTTGTCACGTTCGGCGAAGAACTCACGAACGGTGGCGACCTGTGCCTGCGTTTCATCCAAACGGTTGAACTGAGCGCGAAATTCCCTGGCGCCCGGCAAGGTGGCGAGGTACCAGCCGACATGCTTGCGAGCAATGCGTACGCCCATCACATCCCCATAGAAGGTGTGCAGGGCGGCCAGATGCTCTAGCAGAATACGTTCCACCTCGGTCAGTCCCGGTGCCGGCAATACGTCGCCGGTACGCAGGTAATGCTCGATCTCACGGAAAATCCATGGCCGCCCCTGGGCGGCCCGGCCGATCAACACGCCGTCGGCACCGGTTGCGTGCAGAACGCGCCGGGCTTTCTCGGCTGAATCGATATCGCCATTGGCAAACACCGGCATCGACACCGCCTGCTTGATTGCGGCAATGGTGTCGTACTCGGCTTCCCCGGTGTAAAGGTCGGCGCGGGTGCGGCCATGCACCGCCAGCGCTGCAATACCTGCCTGTTCGGCGATCTTCGCCACCGTCAGGCCATTCTTGTTGTCCCGGTCCCAGCCGGTCCGAATCTTCAGGGTCACCGG carries:
- a CDS encoding hybrid sensor histidine kinase/response regulator — encoded protein: MRWLRIALAFTVSLLTLLCLAPAQAAAQGSGWAVLLDEQADLQLSDIRSARYTNQFSPIELDRITAAQPDGALWVRFKLQPGKHEQVLRVFAPDLSHLSLYVLDGDTLVEQQTTGTRQPQAERPLPSSDFMLPMPQSQRPLEVYLRLVSEHELRPYITLEPAVLAAANQNQTLLYGLLFGVLLMLILHNLTRFAYHRSRSSLWLAACEVLLMLSLALLLNVVGPWLPNWHAIQTPGAYLALLLTAPCGLMFAYRFFMPLGPHPLNKLLMADILLIVLCGLLLLFVNTLPLNIITYALVALAGLSMLFVSAYHWQRGYRPARLFVAGMVVFNIGTLIILPALLGLTLVAPQGLIVTLLTFICLSGLLMSLALGERQRAIVETRFSLSRDLAASNAEIAAKAEFLAKISHEIRTPMNGVLGMTELLLGTPLSVKQRDYVQTIHSAGNELLTLINEILDISKLESGQIELDDVQFDLNALIDDCLSIFRAKAEQQNVELISFIQPQVPRVISGDPTRLRQALLSLLENALHKTDEGEVLIVVALDERSTVPRLRIAVQDSGVPMEAAERDALLHSELHSKNFLSATRLSGHLGLVIARQLILLMNGEFGIKSGSHQGSTLWLTLPLDPERLEHPTSDLDGPLKDARVLVVDDNDTCRKVLLQQCSAWGLNVSAVASGKEALALLRTKAHLRDYFDVVLLDQNMPGMTGMQLAAKIKEDPSLNHDILLIMLTGISNAPSKIIARNCGIKRILAKPVAGYTLKTTLADELAQRSKGLTHPRPAPAAPAVITVPSDFRILVAEDNSISTKVIRGMLGKLNLNPDTASNGEEALEAMKAQRYDLVLMDCEMPILDGFSATQQLRAWEVSHQRVRTPVVALTAHILSEHKERARQAGMDGHMAKPVELSQLRELVEFWVAQRQQRPEHAPS
- the purD gene encoding phosphoribosylamine--glycine ligase yields the protein MNVLIIGSGGREHALAWKVAQDPRVQKVFVAPGNAGTAIEAKCENVAIDVLALEQLADFAENNVSLTIVGPEVPLVAGVVDLFRNRGLDCFGPTAGAAQLEGSKAFTKDFLARHKIPTADYQNFTEIEPALAYLREKGAPIVIKADGLAAGKGVIVAMTLQEAEDAVRDMLAGNAFGDAGSRVVIEEFLDGEEASFIVMVDGKNVLPMATSQDHKRVGNGDSGPNTGGMGAYSPAPVVTADVHQRVMDLVIWPTVRGMADEGNVYTGFLYAGLMIDKAGNPKVIEFNCRFGDPETQPVMLRLQSSLVLLVEAALAQALDKVEAQWDPRPSVGIVLAAGGYPADYAKGDVIEGLEAAAALEGKVFHAGTALKDGQVVTAGGRVLCATAMGASVDAAQQQAYKLAAKIDWKGCFYRTDIGYRAIARERGESN
- the purH gene encoding bifunctional phosphoribosylaminoimidazolecarboxamide formyltransferase/IMP cyclohydrolase; translation: MTDQTTRLPIRRALISVSDKTGILEFARSLQLLGVEILSTGGTFKLLQDNGVAAVEVADYTGFAEMMDGRVKTLHPKIHGGILGRRGIDDAIMNEHGIKPIDLVAVNLYPFEATINKPGCDLPTAIENIDIGGPTMVRSAAKNHKDVAIVVNASDYTQVLDSLKAGGLTYAQRFDLMLKAFEHTAAYDGMIANYMGTVNQAADVLSTEGRSQFPRTFNSQFIKAQEMRYGENPHQSAAFYVEAKPAEVGIATATQLQGKELSYNNVADTDAALECVKSFVKPACVIVKHANPCGVAVSPDAEGGIRQAYELAYATDTESAFGGIIAFNRELDAETAKAIVERQFVEVIIAPSVSEEARAIVAAKANVRLLACGEWSAERAAAWDYKRVNGGLLVQSRDIGMIGSQDLKVVTKRAPTEQEINDLIFAWKVAKYVKSNAIVYAKNRQTIGVGAGQMSRVNSARIAAIKAEHAGLQVAGSVMASDAFFPFRDGLDNAAKAGVTAVIQPGGSMRDAEVIAAADEAGIAMVFTGMRHFRH
- the fis gene encoding DNA-binding transcriptional regulator Fis; this translates as MTMMTETLVSGTAPVSDNVNLKQHLNTPSEEGQTLRGSVEKALHNYFAHLEGASVTDVYNLVLSEVEAPLLESVMNYVKGNQTKASELLGLNRGTLRKKLKQYDLL
- the dusB gene encoding tRNA dihydrouridine synthase DusB, which produces MSAVRIGPYTLHNGLILAPMAGVTDQPFRQLCKRLGAGLVVSEMVTSDMSLWNTRKSRMRMIHEGDPEPRSVQIAGGDAQMLADAARANVELGAQIIDINMGCPAKKVCNKAAGSALLKDEQLVAEILQAVVAAVDVPVTLKIRTGWDRDNKNGLTVAKIAEQAGIAALAVHGRTRADLYTGEAEYDTIAAIKQAVSMPVFANGDIDSAEKARRVLHATGADGVLIGRAAQGRPWIFREIEHYLRTGDVLPAPGLTEVERILLEHLAALHTFYGDVMGVRIARKHVGWYLATLPGAREFRAQFNRLDETQAQVATVREFFAERDKSLGTGDGEGVAA